The Qingrenia yutianensis genome has a window encoding:
- a CDS encoding helix-turn-helix domain-containing protein yields MTLQNLLNSENITKYQLSKISGVPKTTVIDICSGKTSIQKCNAKTVQQIAKALNCSMEDIMELENGEYSSETGMPTDETHFECGLPKNLAESLERMKKSWKIVDSGEKDYHWDICWCELNADINSAEVENLISSEQAWYLRRKYLRMERQDDI; encoded by the coding sequence ATGACATTACAGAATTTACTCAACAGCGAAAATATTACGAAGTATCAGCTTTCAAAGATAAGCGGAGTACCGAAAACAACCGTTATAGATATATGTTCGGGGAAAACCTCAATTCAAAAGTGCAATGCAAAAACCGTACAGCAGATAGCAAAAGCTTTGAACTGCTCTATGGAGGATATAATGGAGCTTGAAAACGGCGAATACAGCTCTGAAACAGGTATGCCGACGGACGAAACGCACTTTGAGTGCGGACTGCCGAAGAACCTCGCAGAATCGCTTGAACGAATGAAAAAATCGTGGAAAATTGTAGACAGCGGCGAAAAAGATTACCATTGGGATATATGCTGGTGTGAGCTAAACGCCGATATAAATTCCGCAGAGGTTGAAAACCTCATTTCAAGTGAGCAAGCGTGGTACTTACGGCGTAAATATTTAAGAATGGAAAGGCAGGATGATATATGA